One genomic segment of Paenibacillus sp. FSL H8-0332 includes these proteins:
- a CDS encoding methyl-accepting chemotaxis protein, whose product MKLSLIVKMSILLFLIISIPLGISGYVSYQLASGALQKTIEEELRGTTASAAKAVDAELEAVGTNLGIASKNSVLADFAGNPSVASLKSTAFYYISGVQKDNTKLLESLIIADTNGRVLMTSSSGETGPDVKDRPYFQEALQGKDAVSEVILSRETNQYIVAIARPLRVKDQITGVLIGTALFENIASPVTEVKIGEHGYGYMLDRTGLIVSHPEQDKVLKEKLDSGSNAELNALVQRMKAGETAHGFYTYEGVHKYVSFQPATHWVVATTANVQDYMAPAAEIRNTTLILILVCIAIAMVAAYFFTTRNIVNPIRKLERAMGLAGDGDLTVHTSIQTGDELQLLSESFNTMIDKQEAIIEKVRAGSLSLTSMSEEMAASSEEISASIQEISSSTQEIASGAENNNQSVINASQVLVQLSSLVQLAQSKASATSGNAETTHQAAQEGRARVIHTVEAMNTIHSSTKETEALLYTVSGLSEKVSAITGTINKIAEQTNLLALNAAIEAARAGENGRGFSVVAGEVRKLSDETHTNAGEITDLVNEMISRITEAVDSMRGAAGAVESGVSIVNETDRAFVHIIQSVEMITDNVQEILDITRDEVATSDQIIKLIDSMGTISELAAANTENVSSATEEQAATVNNFAASAQEISAMANELEILVEKFKIRGE is encoded by the coding sequence GTGAAATTAAGTTTAATAGTTAAAATGAGCATCCTGTTGTTTCTGATTATCAGTATCCCGCTGGGCATATCCGGCTACGTATCCTATCAGCTGGCATCCGGTGCCTTGCAGAAGACGATTGAAGAGGAATTAAGAGGGACCACTGCTTCTGCTGCGAAAGCGGTGGATGCCGAGCTTGAAGCAGTTGGCACGAATCTGGGAATCGCCAGCAAAAATAGCGTATTGGCCGATTTTGCCGGGAATCCGTCTGTGGCGTCCCTCAAAAGCACAGCGTTTTATTATATTTCCGGTGTGCAGAAAGACAACACCAAGCTATTGGAATCGCTGATTATCGCAGATACAAACGGCAGGGTGCTGATGACTAGCAGCTCCGGGGAGACGGGGCCTGATGTGAAGGACCGTCCGTACTTCCAGGAAGCGCTGCAGGGCAAGGACGCAGTCAGTGAGGTTATCCTGTCACGGGAGACGAATCAGTACATCGTAGCGATCGCCAGACCGCTGCGGGTGAAGGATCAGATTACCGGCGTGCTGATCGGAACCGCCTTGTTTGAGAATATCGCCTCACCGGTGACAGAGGTGAAGATTGGAGAGCATGGATACGGATATATGCTTGACCGTACCGGTCTCATCGTCTCGCATCCGGAGCAGGACAAGGTCCTGAAGGAGAAGCTGGACAGCGGCAGCAATGCTGAATTAAATGCGCTGGTCCAGCGGATGAAGGCGGGAGAAACCGCGCATGGCTTCTACACCTATGAAGGCGTACATAAATATGTTTCTTTTCAGCCCGCAACCCATTGGGTTGTAGCCACAACGGCCAATGTGCAGGATTACATGGCTCCGGCGGCCGAAATCCGTAACACTACGCTGATCCTCATCCTGGTCTGTATTGCCATTGCTATGGTGGCAGCGTATTTCTTCACCACCCGGAATATTGTGAATCCGATCCGGAAGCTGGAGCGAGCCATGGGCCTGGCAGGTGACGGCGACCTGACCGTTCATACGTCAATTCAAACCGGGGATGAGCTCCAATTGCTAAGTGAATCGTTCAACACCATGATTGACAAACAGGAGGCGATTATTGAGAAAGTGAGAGCGGGTTCCCTGTCCCTCACCTCCATGTCGGAGGAGATGGCGGCATCTTCAGAGGAGATCAGCGCCTCTATTCAGGAAATCAGCTCCAGTACCCAGGAGATTGCATCCGGCGCAGAGAACAACAACCAGTCGGTCATCAATGCTTCCCAGGTGCTCGTTCAGCTCTCCAGTCTGGTGCAGCTGGCGCAGAGCAAGGCGTCGGCTACCTCCGGCAATGCGGAGACTACTCATCAGGCGGCACAAGAAGGAAGAGCCAGAGTCATTCATACCGTAGAAGCAATGAATACCATTCACAGCAGCACCAAAGAGACCGAAGCATTATTGTATACGGTCAGCGGGTTGTCGGAGAAGGTATCCGCAATTACCGGTACCATCAACAAGATTGCCGAGCAGACGAATCTGCTGGCTCTGAATGCGGCAATTGAAGCCGCTAGAGCAGGAGAGAACGGCCGAGGCTTCAGTGTGGTGGCCGGTGAAGTCCGGAAGCTGTCGGATGAGACCCACACCAATGCCGGTGAGATTACGGATCTGGTCAACGAGATGATCTCGCGGATTACCGAGGCCGTAGATTCGATGAGAGGCGCGGCCGGAGCAGTAGAGAGCGGCGTGAGCATTGTGAATGAGACGGACCGAGCCTTCGTCCATATCATACAGTCTGTTGAGATGATCACGGATAATGTGCAGGAGATTCTGGATATTACCAGAGATGAAGTAGCTACCTCAGACCAGATCATCAAGCTGATTGATTCTATGGGCACGATCTCGGAACTCGCGGCAGCAAACACAGAGAATGTATCCAGCGCTACAGAAGAACAGGCGGCTACGGTCAATAATTTTGCAGCCTCCGCCCAGGAGATCAGTGCCATGGCTAATGAGCTGGAGATTCTTGTAGAGAAATTTAAAATCAGGGGTGAGTAG
- a CDS encoding collagen-like protein yields MMLDSKLTSASDIPSLVGPTGATGVTGAAGAVNSVNGLTGNVVLSTEAGVFPISNDEPSTQDLNGLINAGVYSSGNPNGVGPEHGPLGVDNPPSWTIYVSQVGPYIQQLYISNLALYYRSSTNSGQNWSDWQEIGARGPTGTTGDTGATGATGATSVTGATGGTGATGVTGATGVTGAAGLTGATGVTGATGVTGATGVTGATGVTGATGLTGATGDTGATGLTGATGVTGETGVTGATGLTGATGLTGATGVTGETGLTGATGLTGATGLTGETGVTGATGLTGATGLTGATGITGETGLTGATGLTGATGLTGATGVTGATGVTGPIIVTNNAMFEPATAAVPSTLTPIVFQEIFINGSGIELGTPPSNITVLPNSLYYVSFTITIELSAETNNVTSSEMIVRLNGNVQPITVTGQKNGGIGATVYFSLEGNGFLQTGATDNTMTLDATYNLSAGTGTYVTDRSNLSIIRFR; encoded by the coding sequence ATGATGTTGGATTCAAAACTCACCTCCGCTTCCGATATTCCATCATTAGTCGGACCCACAGGAGCCACGGGGGTAACCGGCGCTGCCGGTGCAGTAAACAGCGTCAATGGATTGACGGGCAATGTTGTGTTGAGTACAGAGGCTGGTGTCTTTCCAATCAGTAACGATGAACCATCAACCCAAGATTTGAACGGATTAATCAATGCCGGGGTGTATAGCTCGGGAAATCCAAATGGTGTAGGTCCGGAACATGGTCCACTGGGAGTTGACAATCCTCCGTCATGGACGATTTACGTCTCCCAGGTAGGGCCTTATATCCAGCAGTTGTATATTTCCAACCTAGCATTATATTACCGCAGTAGTACAAACAGTGGCCAGAACTGGTCAGATTGGCAAGAAATCGGTGCTCGTGGGCCAACCGGAACCACCGGTGATACTGGAGCCACCGGAGCCACCGGAGCCACCAGTGTCACCGGAGCTACCGGGGGGACGGGGGCTACGGGTGTGACGGGGGCTACTGGCGTCACCGGGGCTGCTGGATTGACAGGAGCTACCGGCGTTACCGGGGCTACCGGCGTTACCGGGGCTACCGGCGTTACCGGAGCCACGGGCGTCACCGGAGCCACCGGACTCACTGGAGCGACCGGTGACACCGGGGCTACTGGTTTAACTGGGGCTACCGGCGTCACTGGGGAGACCGGGGTGACGGGGGCTACCGGACTCACCGGAGCCACTGGACTCACCGGGGCTACTGGGGTCACTGGGGAGACCGGGCTCACTGGCGCTACTGGTTTGACAGGGGCTACCGGACTCACCGGGGAGACCGGGGTGACGGGGGCTACCGGACTCACCGGAGCCACTGGACTCACCGGGGCTACTGGCATCACTGGGGAGACCGGGCTCACTGGCGCTACTGGTTTGACAGGGGCCACTGGACTCACCGGAGCTACCGGCGTTACGGGGGCTACCGGCGTCACCGGGCCTATTATTGTAACTAACAATGCGATGTTTGAGCCCGCAACGGCTGCAGTACCTTCGACCTTAACACCTATTGTATTTCAAGAAATTTTTATTAATGGCAGCGGAATTGAACTTGGAACGCCCCCAAGCAATATCACGGTGCTCCCAAACAGCTTATATTATGTTTCGTTTACCATAACTATTGAGCTCTCTGCTGAAACAAACAATGTAACCAGTTCTGAAATGATAGTTAGATTGAACGGTAATGTCCAGCCTATAACGGTTACCGGACAAAAAAATGGCGGGATTGGAGCTACCGTGTATTTCTCTCTAGAAGGAAATGGTTTTCTTCAGACCGGCGCCACTGACAATACCATGACTCTCGATGCTACTTATAACCTAAGCGCCGGTACGGGAACTTATGTTACGGATCGGTCTAACCTGAGTATTATCCGGTTCCGTTAA
- a CDS encoding PAS domain S-box protein: MATDKPCKNLHRSPSPAQCMEHYGCIYENNHLITLLVDPESGGITDANRAACEFYGYSIRQFRQLRICDLAADRTSGVQEFVDKALPEGMDGKNRVFIDRHIQARGEPIDVEVHTGMMTMLGKNCVYTVIHDISERVRSEQRLRESEERYRDLVELCPEPILVYSGGTILFANKQTERMFGNPRQELIGRRIEDFFEEVYFQSAEHNKLQTTGLLKERFRIEQRLIRQQDNRIFDLEISGVPVIYEESKALQLVFRDITESKREMERAVRLQEHRHAVSFPLYSKAVLEKLYIPARTLSGDFFIFHKVNEEQVIGFIGDVTGKGITAALNISALRVLFMDSLSCTQDPVQVLNDLNSKALQHLGEDYVAGCCFLLDFKTGQLKAAGAGINEFLYVPRGRGMERVIVKGAPLGMFESSEFEEKTLPFESGDRFCFYSDGMELLFSTEELGREHSYLLERFAGAALQDDCTWLSLNIK; encoded by the coding sequence ATGGCAACCGATAAACCGTGTAAGAATCTGCATCGCTCTCCCAGCCCGGCGCAGTGTATGGAGCATTATGGCTGCATCTATGAGAACAATCATCTCATTACGTTGCTGGTGGACCCGGAGAGTGGCGGTATTACTGATGCGAACCGGGCAGCCTGTGAGTTCTACGGCTACAGCATCCGGCAATTCAGGCAACTCCGGATCTGTGATCTGGCCGCTGACCGGACTTCGGGGGTTCAGGAGTTTGTGGATAAGGCGCTGCCTGAAGGCATGGACGGGAAGAACCGTGTGTTCATCGACCGCCATATCCAGGCCCGCGGGGAGCCCATCGATGTGGAGGTTCATACCGGCATGATGACGATGCTGGGGAAGAATTGCGTGTACACCGTAATTCATGATATCAGTGAACGGGTCCGCTCGGAGCAGCGGCTCAGAGAAAGCGAGGAGCGGTACAGGGATCTGGTCGAGCTCTGCCCCGAGCCCATTCTGGTCTACAGCGGGGGCACGATCCTGTTCGCCAACAAGCAGACTGAGCGGATGTTCGGCAATCCGAGGCAGGAGCTGATCGGCAGGAGGATCGAGGATTTCTTCGAGGAAGTGTACTTTCAGAGTGCGGAGCATAACAAGCTGCAGACAACAGGTCTGCTGAAGGAACGCTTCCGTATTGAGCAGCGGCTGATCAGGCAGCAGGACAACCGCATCTTTGATCTTGAAATTTCCGGCGTGCCGGTTATTTATGAGGAGTCCAAGGCGCTGCAGCTGGTGTTCAGGGATATCACTGAGAGCAAGAGGGAGATGGAGCGGGCGGTCCGGCTTCAGGAGCACCGGCATGCGGTATCCTTTCCGCTCTACAGCAAGGCGGTTCTGGAGAAGCTCTACATTCCGGCAAGAACCTTAAGCGGCGATTTCTTCATCTTCCATAAAGTCAATGAAGAGCAGGTCATCGGCTTCATCGGTGATGTGACGGGGAAGGGGATTACGGCCGCGCTGAATATCTCGGCCCTGCGGGTACTTTTCATGGACAGCCTGTCCTGTACACAGGACCCCGTGCAGGTGTTGAACGATCTGAATTCCAAAGCGCTGCAGCATCTGGGTGAGGATTATGTCGCCGGCTGCTGCTTCCTGCTCGACTTCAAGACAGGACAGCTCAAGGCTGCCGGAGCCGGGATTAATGAATTTCTCTATGTTCCCCGGGGCAGGGGCATGGAGAGGGTCATCGTTAAGGGGGCACCGCTCGGCATGTTTGAGAGCAGTGAGTTTGAGGAGAAGACCCTCCCGTTCGAGTCCGGAGACCGTTTTTGCTTTTATAGTGACGGAATGGAGCTGCTGTTCAGCACAGAAGAGCTCGGGCGGGAGCACAGTTATCTTCTGGAGAGGTTTGCCGGGGCTGCTCTGCAGGATGACTGCACCTGGCTCAGTCTGAATATCAAGTGA
- a CDS encoding VOC family protein has translation MAINVYLNFNGNTREAVEYYAEVFGTEPPHIMTFGEAPPDPSHPVPEEAKHLVMHANLMIAGSPVMFSDVFPGMPFTEGNNISLTVTDSDEEKIRLWFNKLKESGTVHMELQETFWSKAYGNLKDKFGIHWQLSHDNGQNG, from the coding sequence GTGGCAATCAATGTGTACCTGAATTTCAATGGTAATACCCGAGAGGCTGTAGAATATTACGCTGAAGTATTCGGAACCGAACCTCCGCATATCATGACCTTCGGCGAGGCTCCGCCTGATCCGTCCCATCCTGTACCGGAAGAAGCCAAACACCTCGTCATGCACGCCAATCTGATGATTGCCGGCAGCCCGGTCATGTTCTCTGACGTATTCCCCGGCATGCCGTTCACGGAAGGGAATAATATCAGTCTAACGGTGACAGATTCCGATGAAGAGAAGATTCGTCTCTGGTTCAACAAGCTGAAGGAAAGCGGAACTGTACACATGGAGCTGCAGGAGACCTTCTGGAGCAAGGCCTACGGGAACCTGAAGGACAAATTCGGCATCCACTGGCAGCTCAGCCACGACAACGGACAGAACGGCTGA
- a CDS encoding TIM barrel protein, whose translation MQRFMIGQYGGFDPGKFHKDFKAEFYGIEACSFPSDEDCQTLIEAAQKYGFRTGVHYPLRANPARLRDALFLSPDDYVRSEAFQQIQEELDYMVSLQPDYVLFHYPKPVILDPQVDWSSWRFADRKEYIYENELSLNELIQHSKVLFDWLSRKGREYRFQPILEFDGLNSYVYQHDFLEQLLLAYPDIKLCLDTGRLYQQDKLDPNFDARTLLRKYTRYAALIHLSNVQINEAIQHGHYPVLPELSTEEGWAPIEDYLGIIREENSGVKIMFEHRSDLISAQDLNRCYAWVDHILNGVPENPPSSPAR comes from the coding sequence ATGCAGCGATTTATGATAGGTCAATATGGGGGATTTGATCCTGGCAAGTTCCACAAGGATTTCAAAGCCGAATTCTATGGTATAGAGGCTTGTTCTTTCCCGTCCGATGAAGATTGTCAGACGCTGATTGAAGCAGCACAGAAGTACGGATTCCGCACAGGAGTCCATTATCCGCTCCGCGCCAATCCTGCCAGACTAAGAGATGCCCTATTTCTCTCGCCGGATGATTACGTGCGTTCTGAAGCATTCCAGCAGATCCAGGAAGAGCTGGATTATATGGTGAGTCTACAACCAGATTACGTATTATTTCATTATCCCAAGCCGGTTATCCTAGATCCTCAGGTAGACTGGAGCTCCTGGAGATTTGCTGACAGGAAGGAATATATTTATGAGAATGAACTCTCTCTGAATGAACTGATACAGCACAGTAAAGTTCTCTTCGACTGGCTTAGCCGAAAGGGCCGGGAGTACCGGTTCCAGCCCATTCTGGAGTTCGATGGACTGAACAGTTATGTCTACCAGCATGATTTTCTGGAACAGCTCTTGCTTGCCTATCCGGATATTAAGTTGTGTCTGGATACCGGCCGATTGTATCAGCAGGATAAGCTCGACCCTAATTTCGATGCCCGTACCCTTCTGAGAAAATACACCAGGTATGCGGCATTGATCCATCTGTCGAATGTTCAGATTAACGAAGCCATCCAGCACGGCCATTACCCGGTCCTGCCGGAACTAAGCACCGAGGAGGGCTGGGCCCCGATCGAAGACTATCTGGGCATCATCCGTGAGGAGAACAGCGGAGTGAAAATCATGTTCGAGCACCGCTCAGACCTCATCTCCGCGCAAGATCTGAACCGGTGTTATGCTTGGGTAGATCATATCCTTAACGGAGTCCCTGAGAATCCACCGTCTTCACCAGCACGGTGA
- a CDS encoding collagen-like protein translates to MSKPNLPNITPTISISRDDVINLLFSSIAMEELGLAHILNAEGEKIQYAVGTLPGTTPVTLAELGQVSSSTQAMLKKIIRHEMMLQSKLQTAADIRPVVGPAGPIGAPGAEGGALSVNGLTGDVALGVTAGVFPISNDEPSTSDLDDIHFRTAGVYSSSGVPADPAGPVNGPPGVAHPSVWTIYVSRVGDYVQQLYFSDSALYYRSSQNGGVTYPQGWLQVGVQGATGVTGPGVTGATGVTGMTGATGATGITGATLDTGATGITGATGVTGATGVTGATGITGATGVTGATGVTGATGLTGDVTGMTGLTGLTGATGLTGATGGTGEVTGMTGATGLTGEATGMTGLTGVTGATGVTGATGLTGEVTGMTGLTGVTGATGVTGATGLTGEVTGMTGLTGLTGVTGVTGETGVTGETGPTGPVANNASFHPSGPVTATPTNITFVQNFIFGSGISLVNGGQGIQLQPNSFYFVSFNLRIRITNGSIPVVASQILVFLDGVQQNISTGTQRNAAGSGLAAFTQESSGLIQTGAGPNPTLTLTASITLASGTAEFNPPTWSNLSIYQVL, encoded by the coding sequence TTGTCAAAACCGAACCTGCCCAATATCACCCCAACGATATCCATATCGCGGGACGATGTAATTAATCTATTATTTTCCTCTATTGCCATGGAGGAATTAGGACTGGCGCATATCCTCAATGCTGAAGGAGAGAAGATTCAGTATGCGGTCGGCACCCTTCCAGGAACCACTCCCGTTACACTTGCCGAATTAGGTCAGGTCAGTAGCAGTACTCAAGCTATGTTGAAAAAAATTATCCGCCATGAAATGATGCTGCAATCCAAGCTCCAGACAGCTGCAGATATTCGACCGGTTGTTGGTCCTGCTGGACCTATCGGAGCTCCGGGAGCAGAGGGTGGAGCACTTAGTGTCAATGGGTTAACCGGAGATGTGGCGCTCGGTGTAACAGCCGGTGTCTTTCCAATCAGCAATGATGAACCATCGACCAGCGATCTAGATGACATTCACTTTAGAACTGCCGGTGTATACAGCAGCTCGGGAGTACCCGCCGATCCGGCTGGCCCAGTGAATGGTCCTCCGGGAGTCGCACACCCGTCGGTATGGACGATTTATGTATCACGTGTCGGAGATTATGTACAACAGCTATATTTCTCCGATTCGGCTTTATACTATCGCAGCAGTCAGAATGGCGGGGTGACTTATCCCCAAGGGTGGCTCCAGGTTGGAGTGCAAGGTGCAACCGGGGTGACTGGGCCTGGTGTAACCGGAGCAACCGGCGTTACTGGCATGACCGGAGCGACGGGTGCCACGGGCATAACGGGCGCAACCTTGGACACAGGTGCCACGGGGATCACCGGCGCCACAGGCGTGACCGGTGCTACCGGAGTGACGGGTGCCACAGGAATCACTGGCGCTACCGGCGTCACTGGCGCTACCGGCGTAACCGGCGCTACCGGACTTACCGGTGACGTTACTGGTATGACGGGCTTGACGGGCTTGACGGGTGCCACAGGTCTAACGGGTGCTACCGGGGGTACCGGTGAGGTCACGGGCATGACAGGCGCGACCGGGCTTACCGGTGAGGCGACAGGCATGACGGGCTTAACAGGTGTGACGGGTGCCACGGGTGTAACGGGCGCGACCGGGCTTACCGGTGAGGTCACGGGCATGACGGGCTTAACCGGGGTAACTGGTGCGACAGGGGTTACCGGCGCGACAGGTTTAACCGGTGAGGTCACGGGTATGACGGGCTTAACCGGGCTTACCGGCGTGACGGGTGTAACCGGCGAGACAGGCGTAACCGGCGAGACGGGCCCAACCGGGCCAGTGGCCAACAATGCCAGTTTTCACCCTTCGGGTCCAGTAACAGCAACGCCTACGAATATTACATTTGTACAAAATTTTATTTTTGGCTCAGGTATCTCCCTTGTGAACGGCGGTCAAGGTATTCAATTACAACCCAATAGCTTCTACTTCGTTTCTTTTAATTTGAGAATTCGAATAACAAATGGGAGTATCCCCGTCGTTGCTTCGCAAATATTGGTTTTCCTCGACGGCGTTCAACAAAATATAAGCACTGGCACGCAGAGAAATGCAGCTGGTTCTGGTTTAGCCGCCTTCACCCAGGAATCCAGCGGTTTAATCCAGACTGGTGCCGGCCCTAATCCAACGTTAACCTTGACGGCTTCTATCACTCTTGCTTCGGGCACTGCCGAGTTTAATCCCCCTACTTGGTCGAATTTGAGCATTTATCAGGTCCTGTAA
- a CDS encoding CBS domain-containing protein has protein sequence MEISSFLLPKDQVAFITSSISMREALDQLENHYYSAIPIIDDAGKYVGTLSEGDLLWKLKNTDGLSFANMNEVTVGSIQRHVHNESVEIHAQMEDMLTLAADQNFVPVVDDSGIFLGIIRRKDIIEYYTRNITD, from the coding sequence ATGGAAATATCCTCATTTTTGCTGCCCAAGGATCAGGTTGCGTTCATTACTTCCTCGATCTCTATGCGGGAAGCGCTGGATCAGCTGGAGAATCATTATTATTCGGCCATTCCAATTATTGACGATGCCGGTAAATATGTTGGGACCTTGTCGGAGGGCGATCTGCTATGGAAGCTGAAGAACACCGACGGACTGAGCTTCGCGAATATGAACGAGGTGACCGTTGGCTCCATTCAGCGTCATGTGCATAACGAGAGCGTCGAGATCCACGCGCAGATGGAGGATATGCTGACTCTGGCAGCAGACCAGAACTTCGTTCCGGTAGTGGACGACAGCGGAATCTTCCTCGGCATCATCCGCCGCAAGGACATCATCGAGTATTACACGCGGAACATCACCGATTAG
- a CDS encoding ATP-binding protein — protein sequence MEAIHKEVMLHGLEHHQMIIDGIIRELDLEAHAFDIRLILIEAVTNAYYHGNLSDCSKPITIRYLLMDQLLKLQIEDSGAGDGKVVFPEAIGNHELMDEGGRGLYLIRCFSDSAEMIHHTMYISKSIGSL from the coding sequence ATGGAAGCTATTCATAAGGAAGTGATGCTTCACGGTCTGGAGCATCATCAGATGATCATTGACGGAATCATTCGGGAGCTTGACCTCGAAGCCCATGCTTTTGATATCCGCCTGATTCTGATCGAAGCGGTAACTAATGCCTATTATCACGGGAACCTCAGCGATTGCAGCAAGCCGATTACCATCCGTTATCTGCTTATGGATCAGCTGCTTAAGCTTCAGATTGAGGATTCGGGGGCCGGGGACGGCAAGGTGGTGTTCCCGGAGGCTATCGGGAACCATGAATTGATGGATGAAGGGGGCCGGGGCTTGTATCTGATCCGCTGCTTCTCGGACAGTGCTGAGATGATACATCATACGATGTACATCAGCAAGAGTATCGGTTCCTTATAG
- the map gene encoding type I methionyl aminopeptidase — MIIMKSMEEIEKMRAAGKILAECHRQIAGLIKPGITTWEIDQFAEKFILSQGATPEQKGYHGYPYATCASVNDVICHGFPKHEELKDGDIVTIDMVVNLNGWLADSAWSYGVGTISEQAEKLLATTKESLFKGIEQAVAGNRIGDVAHAIQVYAESNGYSVVRDFIGHGIGSEMHEAPEVPHYGPAGKGPRIKEGMVFTIEPMLNTGSYRTKVDADGWTARTIDGGLSAQYEHTLAVTPQGTIILTEL; from the coding sequence ATGATCATTATGAAATCGATGGAAGAGATTGAGAAAATGCGGGCAGCCGGTAAAATACTGGCGGAATGCCACCGGCAGATTGCCGGGTTGATCAAGCCGGGAATTACGACCTGGGAGATCGACCAGTTTGCCGAGAAGTTCATCCTCTCCCAAGGAGCAACCCCGGAGCAAAAAGGCTATCACGGTTATCCGTATGCCACCTGCGCATCTGTGAATGATGTCATCTGCCATGGCTTCCCGAAGCATGAGGAGCTGAAGGATGGAGATATTGTAACGATTGATATGGTAGTCAACCTGAACGGCTGGCTGGCGGATTCGGCCTGGTCCTACGGGGTGGGTACAATTAGTGAGCAGGCGGAGAAGCTGCTGGCGACGACCAAAGAATCTCTGTTCAAAGGCATCGAGCAGGCTGTAGCCGGCAACCGCATAGGGGACGTAGCGCATGCTATCCAGGTATACGCCGAATCTAACGGCTATTCCGTAGTCAGGGATTTCATTGGTCACGGGATTGGCTCCGAGATGCATGAAGCCCCTGAAGTGCCTCATTACGGCCCGGCGGGCAAAGGCCCTCGGATTAAGGAAGGCATGGTGTTCACCATTGAGCCCATGCTCAATACAGGCAGCTACCGGACCAAGGTGGATGCAGACGGGTGGACTGCGCGCACCATTGACGGAGGCCTGTCGGCCCAGTATGAGCATACGCTGGCGGTCACCCCGCAGGGGACCATTATTCTGACAGAGCTGTAA
- a CDS encoding STAS domain-containing protein, producing MIIEMPELFSVEEAGQFRETVRGYILGGHSSFLLDFGTCRFIDSTGLGVIVSSYKKCVEAGGTIRLTGLNDNVRKIFELTRLTHVFEII from the coding sequence ATGATCATTGAGATGCCGGAGCTGTTCTCGGTTGAGGAAGCCGGTCAGTTCAGGGAGACAGTACGGGGTTATATTCTTGGGGGACATTCAAGCTTCCTGCTTGATTTCGGGACCTGCCGTTTCATTGACAGTACCGGTCTTGGAGTGATTGTCAGCTCCTACAAGAAATGTGTAGAGGCGGGAGGCACCATCAGGCTGACGGGCCTGAACGACAATGTACGGAAGATTTTTGAGCTGACCCGCCTGACCCATGTGTTTGAAATCATATAG